In Heyndrickxia vini, the sequence AATGAAAATCATCGATACAGAATTAACTAAGTTGACAATTCCTGTTCGACCGGGAAGAAACTTAGCGATTATTATTGAGGTAGCCGCTATGAATTTCCGGTTAAAACGAATGGGTGTTAATGCAGCGCAGCAATTTACCGATCGTTTGGCAGATGTCATTATTGATGAAGGTGATCGGGAAGAAATGTAGAATTTTACATAGAAGAGGGAAGGAGCTTAATACATATGGAATCAAACATTACACCTTTGAATCCGATTGCCTTTCGATTAGGAGGGCTTGAAGTTCATTGGTACGGAATTATTATCGGGGTAGGGATCGCCCTAGGTTTGTATTTAGTCATGAAAGAATCCGAAAGACTTGGCCTTAACAAAGATCTGTTTGCAGATTTATTAATTTGGGCGATTCCAATTGCAATTATTTGCGCCCGTATTTATTACGTAATATTCGAATGGAACAATTATTATTCCACACACCCACAAGATATCATTAAAATTTGGAATGGTGGGATTGCCATTCATGGTGCTTTAATTGGTGCGATTATTACAGCGATTATTTTTTCACGGATAAAAAAAGTTTCATTTTGGAAATTAGCTGATATTGCGGCACCAAGTATAATTCTTGGGCAAGCAATTGGCCGCTGGGGAAATTTCATGAACCAAGAAGCCCATGGTGGGGAGGTAAGTCGAACATTTCTTGAAAATCTTCATTTACCGGATTTTATTATAAATCAAATGTATATTGATGGAACTTACTACCAGCCAACATTTTTATATGAATCAATTTGGAATATTGTTGGCTTTATCATACTTATCTTATTAAGAAGAGTGAATTTACGAAGAGGGGAACTATTCTTAAGCTATGTTATCTGGTATTCAATTGGCCGGTTCTTTGTAGAAGGATTAAGAACGGATAGTTTAATGCTTACAACTAATTTAAGAATGGCACAGGTGATTTCGATTGTATTAGTTGTCATTGCTCTCGCTCTTTGGATTATTCGGAAGGTTACTGGAATGGCAAAAGAACGCTATCGAGAGTAGAACAAAACATGGGGAGAAATGAAAAATGGTACAATCGTTAAAAATAGGTATATGGTCAGGTTTAAAAACAACGTGGACACTAGGAAAAATTATTTTTCCTGTTACCTTAATTGTCGCGGTTCTGCAGTACACACCAGTATTACCATGGGTGATCAAACTCATTTCTCCGTTGATGGGTATTTTCGGTTTATCTGGTGATGCGGCCATTCCTATCGTTCTCGGAAATTTTCTAAACTTATACGCGGGGATTGCCGGAATTTTGTCTGTGGATCTTTCGGTTAAAGAGGTATTTACGATCGCAGTCATGCTTTCATTTGCACATAATTTACTAATCGAATCAAGCGTAGCGGTAAAGGTGGGCGTGAAGGTTTGGATAATGATTCTCGTTAGGGTAGGATTAGCTATTCTGTCAGCTTTGTTTATTAATCTTGTATGGCATGGTGGTCATGAAACAGCACAGTACGGAATGATAGCACCACAAGATGAGGAATTATCCGGAATTTGGGCGATTGCATGGCATGCAGTTGTGAAAGCCGCATTAGGGGTTTACCAGTTAGCAATTATCGTTATTCCATTAATGGTTGGTATTCAGATTTTAAAAGATTTAAAGGTTTTACAATGGTTTTCACGAATAATGGCACCATTTACACGCATTCTAGGAATGAAAGAAAACACATCTACTACTCTCGCCGCCGGATTATTATTTGGCTTAGCCTATGGTGCAGGAGTGATGATTCAGGCAGTAAAGGAAGATGGCGTTAGCAAAAAAGATGTGACATTAGCCTTTATATTTCTGGTAGGCTGTCATGCGGTTGTGGAAGATACGCTAATTTTTGTACCTTTAGGTATACCGGTGTTACCATTATTATTCATTCGTCTTTTTACAGCCATTTTATTAACCCTTATCGTCGGATTTATTTGGAATCGTAGGGAAGTTGCAAAAAATAATACACCGAGGGTGGGATTCTGAGAAATCGGCGAAATGGCCGATTTCTTTATTCGCGGATTAATAATCAGGTTGTTATGGGTTACAATCGTCAAAAATGATATAGATAAACAGGTGCAAACCCGAAACAAGTATATCAAAGAGCCGGAATGATATAGATAAACAGGTGCAAAGCTGAAATAAGTATATCAAAGAGCCGGAATGATATAGATAAACAGGTGCAAAGCTGAAATAAGTATATCAAAGAGCCGGAATGATATAGATAAACAGGTGCAAACCCGAAACAAGTATATCAAAGAGCTCGAATGATATAGATAAACAGGTGCAAAGCTGAAATAAGTATATCAAAGAGCCGGAATGATATAGATAAACAGGTGCGAACCCGAAATAAGTATATCAAAAAGCTCGAATGATATAGATAAACAGGTGCGAACTCGAAATAAG encodes:
- the lgt gene encoding prolipoprotein diacylglyceryl transferase, whose protein sequence is MESNITPLNPIAFRLGGLEVHWYGIIIGVGIALGLYLVMKESERLGLNKDLFADLLIWAIPIAIICARIYYVIFEWNNYYSTHPQDIIKIWNGGIAIHGALIGAIITAIIFSRIKKVSFWKLADIAAPSIILGQAIGRWGNFMNQEAHGGEVSRTFLENLHLPDFIINQMYIDGTYYQPTFLYESIWNIVGFIILILLRRVNLRRGELFLSYVIWYSIGRFFVEGLRTDSLMLTTNLRMAQVISIVLVVIALALWIIRKVTGMAKERYRE
- a CDS encoding nucleoside recognition domain-containing protein translates to MVQSLKIGIWSGLKTTWTLGKIIFPVTLIVAVLQYTPVLPWVIKLISPLMGIFGLSGDAAIPIVLGNFLNLYAGIAGILSVDLSVKEVFTIAVMLSFAHNLLIESSVAVKVGVKVWIMILVRVGLAILSALFINLVWHGGHETAQYGMIAPQDEELSGIWAIAWHAVVKAALGVYQLAIIVIPLMVGIQILKDLKVLQWFSRIMAPFTRILGMKENTSTTLAAGLLFGLAYGAGVMIQAVKEDGVSKKDVTLAFIFLVGCHAVVEDTLIFVPLGIPVLPLLFIRLFTAILLTLIVGFIWNRREVAKNNTPRVGF